One Pararge aegeria chromosome 1, ilParAegt1.1, whole genome shotgun sequence genomic region harbors:
- the LOC120624964 gene encoding uncharacterized protein LOC120624964 has product MQPTLPAIWSEIEQYRRRRGRVTLAELSEITARAHQMHLQELRRLRELHARLEWQRVHRPEIVVYTPGQLRQHIRLGNSAEDSAGAAQPTSSTVWRPGPLGAQWHLPDNDQMTETGKTSATGADGEWSVWKSARGWGAGALLLIAALLLVRATDRCFTRNYARSRRRRSEEWPTPNVLATSHRLPISVEPEISPNEFELYPSESSDTCNDAIFNADLPPPYSECASDANKNNNREEPPPPYSECYVAFSNPKNGTPSVRFLNSQQQNIFVEDMATTTRYINVQTSTEELTEIAHSSNGFNHIDTGQIPHNPIGDRIHRIPYIENAAERDDESENCNGNCIMDSLECINVGPAPLATDELSIDTEDDITIEIYSCNESSLQRSISCNRLDTERC; this is encoded by the exons ATGCAGCCGACGTTGCCGGCTATATGGTCAGAGATAGAGCAGTACCGGCGACGGCGCGGTCGCGTCACGCTTGCCGAGCTCAGCGAGATAACTGCTCGCGCCCACCAGATGCACCTACAG GAGCTGCGTCGTTTGCGAGAACTTCACGCCAGACTGGAATGGCAGAGAGTGCATCGGCCTGAAATTGTAGTCTACACGCCCGGTCAGCTTAGACAACATATCAG ATTGGGCAATTCAGCGGAAGATTCGGCTGGTGCTGCACAGCCGACCTCATCCACCGTTTGGAGGCCGGGGCCACTCGGCGCGCAATGGCATCTACCAGACAATGATCAAATG ACCGAAACGGGAAAAACGAGTGCGACGGGAGCGGACGGGGAGTGGTCTGTCTGGAAATCTGCAAGAGGCTGGGGAGCGGGTGCACTACTACTAATAGCAGCCCTTTTACTTGTGCGCGCAACTGATCGATGCTTTACGCGCAACTACGCAAGAT CACGTCGAAGACGGTCCGAAGAATGGCCCACGCCTAACGTCCTTGCAACTAGCC ATCGTTTACCAATAAGTGTCGAGCCGGAAATATCACCAAACGAATTCGAATTGTATCCCTCCGAATCCAGCGATACATGCAACGATGCCATCTTTAATGCGGACCTACCACCGCCATACTCAGAGTGCGCCAGTGACGCCAATAAGAACAACAATCGAGAAGAGCCACCTCCGCCATATTCTGAATGTTACGTTGCTTTTTCAAACCCAAAGAACGGTACCCCGTCAGTACGCTTCCTTAACAGTCAACAGCAAAACATATTTGTTGAGGACATGGCAACAACGACACGTTATATCAATGTCCAAACCTCTACAGAAGAGCTTACTGAAATTGCACACTCAAGCAACGGATTTAATCATATCGACACTGGACAAATTCCACACAACCCGATTGGCGATCGTATACACAGAATACCTTACATTGAGAATGCTGCTGAGAGGGACGATGAATCCGAAAATTGTAATGGAAATTGCATTATGGATTCTCTTGAATGCATTAATGTTGGTCCCGCTCCGCTAGCCACAGATGAGTTATCCATAGATACCGAGGATGATATAACGATAGAAATTTACAGTTGTAACGAATCTTCGTTACAACGGTCAATTTCTTGTAATCGTCTAGATACAGAAAGATGCTAA